From Sporolactobacillus pectinivorans:
GCATTCAAGTATAAAAAAGGAATTGGTCTGGGTGTATACGACATCCACAGCCCGCGTATCCCGAGCGTTGACGAAATGAAATCCTACGCCGAACGGGCACTGAAAGTACTGGATCCGAAAATCTTCTGGATCAATCCGGACTGCGGCCTGAAAACCCGCCGGCCGGAAGAAGCCATTCCGGCATTAAAAAACATGGTTGAAGCCGCTCAAGAAGTCCGCGCCGAACTCGGAGACATAGTTGAAAAATAAAAAAATATTATCCGGAAGAGCCGTGGCATTGCCACGGCTCTTTCTAGTTGTGATGGGATCAATCTTTTAATTACAAGGAGGACAGAATATGCATCGTGTCAGAAAAGCAGAAAGTAAGGAGATGGATACGATTTATATGATGGGATATGACGTCTGGTCCAATCATTCGGCACCCAATGAATATCTGGAAATTTGCAGACATTCAGTCAAGTATAAGCAAGGAGAATGGTACGTTCTGACGGAGCTAGGGACAAATAGATTGCTCAGTTCACTCATTGTATATAAACTCGATCTTCACGATCAAACAGTAATCAGAGGAATTGGTTCAATAGCCACGGTAGGTTATTGTCGAAAAGCGGGAAATGCAACTGAACTTGTTAAAACTGTAATTAGTATTTTGACAAAGCAGGATGCTTGCGATGATTTTTTCTTATATAGCGATATTGGAGCACAATTTTACAACAAGTTAGGCTTTAATGCACTCCCCCGCTCCCGGCAAAAATATAAAGAAAGTATCTGCATGTACTATTCACAAACAAAAGATACCCCTTCTTCTGACTGTAAGATCCCTGATTATTTTTAAACTAATGTAGTTCTCTGTCTTTTGTAATTAAAAAGCAGAAGAGATAGGGCTTTCTCGCTCTACCTCTTCTGCTCTATATTCACATATTATGACTCGAATCCCGCAGTTCAATCTTCGGGTTCTTCTGCTGGAACCAGCGCAGCGAGAAATCATTTTCAAAGATGATCACCGGCCGGTCTTTATAATCGGTCACTACGAGATTATTCGAATTACGGCGCAGCTCTTCGGCGTCATCACGATCTGCGATCCATTTGGCAATCTGGTGCGGCATTCGCTCGATATCCAGATCCACACCGTATTCAGCCTGCATCCTGTAAACAAATACATCAAACTGCAGTGGACCAACTACACCAAGTATCGTTTCCTCATAAGGCGTTTTGTAAACCTGAATGGCACCTTCCTGGGCGAGCTGGCTGACACCCTTCAGAAAATGTTTCTGTTTCATCGCATTTTTTGCGCGCACCTTGGCAAAATGTTCAGGTGAGAACTGTGGGAGCGCGCCGAAATTGAATGTATCCTTTTCATCACAGACCGTGTCGCCGATTTGATAGAATCCGGTATCGTAAAGCCCGACAATGTCGCCCGGATAGGCGTCGTCGATCAACTCGCGGCTGTCGGCAAAAAACTGCTGCGGCTGAGCAAGTTTTAGTTGCTTGCCCGTACGGTCGAGATAAACGTTCATTCCCTTTTCAAATGCTCCGGAGACAATCCGGAGAAAAGCAATGCGATCACGGTGCGCCGGATTCATATTGGCCTGGATTTTAAAAATAAATCCCGAGAAACGCGGATCATCCGGCTGGATAATGTCTGCGCTCGATTTTCTCGGCTGCGGATCCGGAGCCATCTTGAGATAATGCTCCAGAAAAGTCGGCACGCCGAAACTTGAAATCGCGCTTCCAAAGAAAACCGGTGTCTGTTTTCCTGCCTTAACGGCTTCAAAGTCGTAGGTGCTGCCCGCTTCATCGAGCAACATCAGATTTTCTTCAAGCTGGCTGAGTGTGTAATCGTCAACAGTTCCCTTAAGAATATCGGGAAGTTCGTCGACCTCCCCCAATTCCTGAACCTGGCGCTCACGCTTCTCATTGTACCATTCGATTTTATGCTCCTGCCTGTCGTAAACCCCGCGGAACGACTGACCCATGCCAATCGGATAGTTGATCGGATAAGACTCAATACCAAGCACATTCTCGATCTCTTCGAATAGTTCCAGTGGATCCCGGCCCTGGCGATCCAGTTTGTTGATAAAAGTAAAAATTGGAATGCCGCGATCACGGCAGACTTTAAACAACTTGATGGTCTGCGGTTCCACGCCTTTTGCCGCATCAATGATCATGACCACGCTATCCACAGCCATCAGTGTCCGGTATGTGTCTTCACTGAAATCCTGGTGTCCGGGAGTGTCCAAAATATTAATTTTGTAACCATTATATTCAAATTGCATCACACTGGAAGTGACTGAAATACCTCTCTTTTTTTCAAGCTCCATCCAGTCCGATGTGGCAAATTTCTCCGCTTTTCTCGATTTAACAGCGCCTGCTGTGCGGATGGCCCCACCCAAAACAAGCAGTTTTTCCGTCAGCGTCGTCTTCCCGGCATCCGGATGAGAGATAATTGCGAATGTACGCCGTCTTTCTATTTCCTGTTGTAACTTATTCATTTTTTCCTCCCGAACTTGCTCGTCAGACAAACGATTTAATATTCATTTTACCCAAGAAAAGGGCATCCGCTGCTTTTTTCAGCCGGACAAGAAAACTTCCGTCTGAACAACCGAGCCACTTTCACACGCGAATGCCCTTCTTAGAATCTATTCATATTATAAACAAAAATAAAGAATAATGTGCAGGAACATCGAAACCAACGCCCGCACGTATATCATTCATTTGCTTACAAGCCCGTGCACACGATCCATAACTTCTGTTTTCAAAGCAGCGAATTTCGTGTCACGATCGGCTGCATCTTTGCCTTGAACACCAAAGTAGAACTTGATTTTCGGCTCTGTGCCGGACGGACGCAGGCAGAACCACGAGCCATCATCCAGTTTGTACTTCAGGACATTGGATACCGGCAAAGTGATTGCAGTCTTGCTGCCGGACTTTACATTTGTAGTGACGGATTTTTCATAGTCTTCAATCACGTCAACAGCTACACCGGAAACCTGAACCGGCGGATGATCTCTGAAGTCGTTCAGAATCGAATCAATTTCTTCTTTACCCTGAATCCCCTTCAGTGTCAGCGATTCAAGCCCCTCTTCAAAATAACCATACTTTTCATAAATATCCTGAAGTGCATCATAGATTGATTTGCCCTTTGACTTATAATAGGCAGCCACTTCCGCAGCAAACACCGCAGCCTGGACCGCATCTTTGTCGCGGACAAACGAACCGATCAGGCAGCCGTAGCTTTCTTCATAGCCAAATAGAAAAGTATGTGCACCGGTTAACTCATATTCATGAATTTTTTCTCCGATGAACTTGAAACCTGTCAGCGTATCAACAGTCGGAATACCAAATGCTGCAGCAATCGTGCGGCCGATTTCCGATGTTACGATCGTTTTAACCACGATGCCGTTCTCCGGCAGCGTTCCTTTTTCTTTACGCTGCGTAAGCAGATAATCCAGAAGGACTGCCCCTGTCTGGTTGCCGGTCAAAACAGTATATTCTCCCTGTTCATCTTTTACTGCGACACCGAGTCGGTCTGAGTCAGGATCTGTGCCAAGAAGAATATCGGCATCCAGTTTTTTTCCATAGTCAATCGCTATTTTAAAAGCGGTGTGTTCCTCAGGATTCGGGGATTTCACAGTTGAAAACTCCGGATCCGGTTCCGCCTGTTCCTTAACGACCGTGACATTCGTGAATCCCCAGTTTTTCAAGCCGTTGACGATCGGATGGTAGCTTGATCCATGCAGTGGTGTAAAGACGATTTTTAGATTCGATCCGACTTTTTTAATGATGTCTGGATTCAAGGACAATTTCTTCAGATTTTCCTGATAGGCGTCGTCCACATCCTTGCCGATAATCTGGAGCAGCCCTTCTGCCTTCAATGCCTGTTCGTCACCGACTTTTACTGTCAGCTCATCCTCAACAGAGCCAACAAACTTAATCACTTCGTCCGCTTCAGCTGGAGGAAGCTGGCCGCCGAACTCGTCGTAAACTTTATAGCCATTATATTGCGGCGGATTGTGGCTCGCCGTGATCACAATGCCCGAAAAAGTGTGCAGATAACGCACCGCAAATGAAAGAACCGGTGTCGGGCGCAGTGAATCAAAGATAAACGTTTTGATCCCGTGCGCACCCAGCGTTTTTGCAGCTTCCAAAGTAAATTCAGCGGAAAAATGGCGCGGATCATGAGCAATCACGACACCTCGTTTTACAGCCTCTTCACCGGAGCTGAGAATATATCTTGCCAGCCCTTCCGAGGCCTTCCTGACCGTGTAAATGTTGAGCCGGTTTGTTCCCGGTCCAATTTCACCGCGCATACCGCCTGTACCGAATTCCAGATTTTTGTAAAAGCAGTCTTCCAGTTTGGCCGGATCTCCGGCAATCGCGTCAAGCTGTTTTTTCAAATCCTGATCCAGTCCTTCATCAGCCTGCCATTTCTCATAAACTGTTTTCCAGCTCATAGCTTTCACCCCATTTGCTTAACGTTCTTTCCCACTTACCTATTATCTATTATATAACAAAACGTAAAAGAGCGCTGTCATTCATTTCATTATTACAAGTGCAGATTAATTATTGCCAACCGGAGTAAAATATTGAATCAGCTTTTCGAGCGATACATCCTGAAGCGATTTGAAACAGCCGTCGACATGTCCGAATGGCATCTGCTTCGTTACCGCATTCGGAACAACAATACAGTACATTCCCGCCTTTTTCGCCGCCAAAGAGCCGTTAAAGGAATCCTCAATGGCGATAGCTTCTTTGGGCTGCACTTGAAGGCTTTGGAGGGATTGAATGTAAAGTTCAGGATCAGGCTTTACTTTCTGAACGTCATCCATGGACTTGATGCTCTGAAAATAGTCGGAGAGGCCGAGACGTTTCAAATGTCTGCGCGGCCAGTCTCCCTTAGAGCTCGTTGCAAGCCCGATTTTAAGGCCAAGGATGTTAGCCTGGCTGAGCACCGATTTGACACCCGGCAATACCTCTTCTCTGTCTACCAATGTATTAAAAAGATGATCGCGTTCTCCTAGAAAAGAAGCTTTATCTATTTTTACATGGCCGCGTTCTTCAAGGTATTTTATTGAATCAAAGCCGTGCTGTGTGCCTATGGCCTGGCTCCACAAGCTGAGCGGAAGATTAACGTGATATTCATGAAACATTTTCTGCATGACGAGATACATAATTCTCTCGCTGTCAAGAATGACGCCATCAAAGTCAAAAACGATCGCTTTTATCATTTTTTACAACCCTTCTGCGTGGTCTCAAACTTCATTTTACCACGGCTTAGCCATTTTATCGTTTTAATATCACAAATTTTTCCCCAGTAGAATTGGCTGGTGGTCAAAATGTCACGAACAGCTGAACTGTCCATTTTTAACAGCGATGCAAATTCTAAGTCAAGTTTCCGTCATTTCTACATAAACTGAATTAATCAACCCTCATTACTCATCAGCAATGACAAGGAATGTCCGCAGAAAACTTAATACAGGGAGGGAATGGCTGTGAAAAATTTTTTGATTTCAGAGGAGCAGTGGGATCTTCACCAGAAGGGCGACCAGGATCAACGCAGGCATGCGGAAAAAGTCAGAGAGGCAATCAAAAACAATCTGCCTGATCTGGTCAGTAGTGAAAGTATTATTCTGTCTGACGGGCAAAAAATGACGCGCATTCCGATCCGGTCTCTGGACGAATATAAACTTCGCTATAACTTTGACAAAGCCAGGCACGTCGGCCAGGGCAAAGGAGACAGCAAAGTCGGCGACGTGATTGCCAAAGCACCCGGTAAGCAGGCAGGGCAGGGGCAGGGGCAGAGCCCGGGGAAAGGAAAAGGAGCCGGGGACCGTCCGGGGATCGATTATTATGAAGCCAATGTCTCGATCATGGAGATCGAGAATCTGTTTTTTAAAGAGTTGGAACTCCCCCATCTTAAAAGAAAACAGGAGCCTGATATTATCGTAGAAAGCATTGATTATCGGGACATCAGGCGAAAAGGGCTGATGGGAAATATCGACAAGCGGCGCACCATTCTTTCGGCGATCAAAAGAAACGCCAGCTCCGGCAGCGCCCAGATTTATCCGATCCATGAAGAAGATTTGCGTTTCAAAACATGGGAAACAATTGTCAAACCCGAAAGCCGTGCCGTTGTCCTGGCGATGATGGACACAAGCGGATCAATGGGTGTTTGGGAAAAGTATATTGCACGTAGTTTCTTCTTCTGGATGACGCGCTTTCTCAGAACAAAATATGAGAAAGTGACGATCCAGTTCATTGCTCACCATACGGAGGCGACAGTCGTCAGCGAGGAAGACTTTTTCTCCAAAGGGGAAAGTGGAGGAACTATTTGCTCCTCAGCCTATGTGAAAGCTCTCGAACTGATCGACCAGTCCTATCCGCCATCGAAATACAATATTTATCCTTTTCACTTTTCAGACGGTGATAATTTATCTTCGGATAATCCGAAATGTATCCGCCTCGTTAATGAAATCATGGAACTTACCGACTTTTTCGGATACGGAGAAATCAATCCATATCATCGCTCCAGCACGCTGATGGGCGCTTACCGTAACATTCAGAATGATGCTTTTCATTCTTATATTTTGAAACAAAAAAGCGACGTCTACCATGCAATGAAATACTTTTTTCAGAAAGAGTCGGAGGATGCCGCAGTCTAATGATCATTTGCATAGAGGAACAAAAAGCTTTGATTTTAATCGGATAGAGCTCTCAATTCCAGTCTCTTTAAACTGAGGCGCACAGTCATTGGATGCGAAAGAGTTTTTTCCCTTATAGCATCAACTTGTGCTGAGCTTGCCTGATTTGTTTGAACCTTCGACATTGGACTGAACTCCGACTCTATTTAGCTCAACTGAACGTTTATCTTTAAATGATTTAGGATATAAAGAAAACGAACCGAATCAAGTAAAACTCGACAGAGTGTAGTATATCAGCCGATTCGGATGACCCCCTTGAGCATTCTACAGATCGTTCAACGGACAGTTATCCAGTTGTCCACAAGTTGATATTTTATAGTTTCCTAAACAACAAAAAAGCGTTCCCGGACGGAGCGCTTTTTCATTTTCATCTATGAATCATGCCAAACGAGTTCAGCGGCCAGTAACGCAGATCGACTTTCCCGACGACCTTATTCTCGCTGACAAATCCGATTTGAGGAAACCGGCTGTCTACGCTATCCTGCCTGTTATCCCCCATCACCCATAATTTTCCTTTAGGTACTTTTGTCACACCCGTCAAACCTTTAAGTGTGAAATTCCATGTCAGTAGTTCACCCTTATGCATTTCTTTTTTCAGGGGAGCCAGAAACGGTTCATTGACCGGTTTCCCGTTGACATAAAGCTGATCATTTTTGTACATAATGGTGTCTCCGGGAAGTCCGATGACCCTTTTAACATAGTCAGCTGTAGGTGTAGCATGGAAAATGACAACATCGAACCGTTGCGGTTGTGAAAAACGGTAATTTATTTTATTGACAATCAGTCGATCGCCATTATGCAATGTCGGCATCATCGACGGGCCGTCAACGATGTAGTTGCCCAGAATAAATGACCTCACAATGATGACGGCCAGAACTGCGAAACCAACCGCCCAAAACCAGGACAAGAATTCACTTTTCTTTTTTTTTCGGTTCATATTTTTTACACGGACTCCCAGTCTGTTCAATTCCCAGTCATGTCACAATATACCTTCTTAATAATGTAAACGAATGTTTCCAAATTAACAAGAAATTTTCCCCAACTTTTCAATCTTTCATGTTTTCTCAAAGGGAAAAGCGCCTGGTCGGTCTGTCCGAAGCGCTTCGCAGGTAATCTATTGGATAAGGGCGGCCAGATGGACCGTTCCCCATTCGTCCATCGGCCAATAACGGAAGGCCACTCGGCCGACGACTTCTTTTTCATCCACAAATCCGAAATAGCGGCTGTCTTCACTGTTCTGCCGATTATCACCCATCACCCATAATTTGCCCTTTGGCACACGAACTTTACCTGTCAAGCTTTTAAGGTTGAAATTATTCGTTAAATCCGTTCCCTTAGGCAATTCTTCTTTGTATTGCTTCAGATAGGGTTCACTGACCGGTTTCCCGTTGACGTAAAGCTGGTCATTCCGATAGGCGATCGTGTCGCCCGGCAGGCCGATAATTCTTTTCACATAATCATCGGTCTTTGTCGCATGAAAAACAATGATGTCAAAACGGTGAGGCTTACCGAACGTGTAGCCGACCTTGCTGACAATCAGGCGATTGCCGTCCTGAAGCGTCGGCATCATTGATTCGCCTTTGACAATATAATTACTGAAAACAAATTGACGGACAAGAGCCACAACAATCAGAGCAATCACTATAGCTTTGACCCAGCTCCAGATTTCTTTCATCACGTTTATCGACTGCCCCCTGCTTTGCAGAAAGCGCGCCGTCTGGCTTTCATTTTCCGAATCCGTTGCCGGGTACATCCGGGACTCCGAAGGTCAGCGGTTTAGCAGACTGCCTACATACCTTAATAATTCGTTTGCTGAAGTGGAATTATAGCCGTATTCATCGACAAGCCGCGCAATTACCTCATTAACACGTTTCAGCTGGGCCTCATCAGGTGTCTTACTGGAAGTTGTAATTTTCACGACATCTTTCAGATCGGCAAACAATTTCTTCTGAATAGCTTCTTTAAGCCGTTCATGGGATTGATAGTTAAAACGCTTGCCCTTACGCGCGTATGCGGAGATCCGGATCAGGATTTCCTCTCTAAAAGCCTTTTTTGCATTTTCGGAAATGCCGATCTGTTCTTCGATCGACCGCATCAGTTTCTCATCCGGATCCACTTCATCACCGGTGATCGGATCAAAAATTTTATTGCTGTTGCAATAAGCTTCGACATTATCGAGATAATTATCCATCAGCGTTTTTGCCGACTCTTCGAAGGAATAAACAAATGCTTTCTGAACTTCTCTTTTGGCCATTTCGTCATATTCCCGGCGTGCAACGGCGATAAATTCAGTATACCGGTCCCGCTCCTCTTCGGCAATCGAAGGATGCTGATCCAGCCCTTCTTTGATGGAACGCAGGATATCCAGCGCATTAATCGAAGGCACACCTTTCCTGATGATTGCTGAAGAAATTCGGTTGATGACATAGCGCGGGTCAATGCCGCTCATACCTTCATCAGAAAATTCATTCTGAAGTTCTTTGATATCTGCGGCATTATATCCTTCGACGATTTCACCATCATAAAGGCGCATTTTTTTTACGAGATCAATGCCCCGGGTCTTGGATTCTTTCAGACGTGTCAGAATGGAAAAAACCGCCGCTGTCCGGAGCGCATGGGGTGCTATATGGACATTTGCCACATCGCTTTCGGAAATCAGCTTCTGATAGATTTTTTCTTCGTCACTGACTCTCAGATTATAAGGGACAGGCATGACGATCATACGCGAATGCAGCGCTTCATTTTTTTTGTTGCTAATAAATGTACGGTATTCTGTCTCGTTCGTGTGAGCAACGATCAGCTCATCGGCAGAAATCAATGCGAATCGTCCGGCTTTAAAGTTTCCTTCCTGAGTCAGCGAGAGCAAATGCCAGAGAAACTTCTCATCGCACTTCAGCATTTCCTGAAATTCCATCAGGCCTCGATTGGCTTTATTCAATTCACCGTCAAACCGATAAGCACGCGGATCTGATTCCGACCCAAATTCAGCGATCGTTGAAAAATCAATACTGCCTGTCAGATCAGCAATGTCCTGGGATTTTGGATCCGACGGACTGAATGTTCCGATTCCGACACGCTTGTCTTCCGACAGAAAAATACGCTCAACAGGCACATTTTCTATTTTTCCGTCATATTCTTTCTCCAGTTTCATCGCATTGAGCGGCGAAAGATTTCCCTCAATCCGGATGCCTGTCTCCTGATAGAAATCCTCCCGCAGATGAGCTGGAATCAGGTGCAGCGGATCTTCATGCATCGGGCAATCCTTGATCGCATAAATAGCGCCTTCATCTGTCCATGAATACCGTTCAAGC
This genomic window contains:
- a CDS encoding N-acetyltransferase; its protein translation is MHRVRKAESKEMDTIYMMGYDVWSNHSAPNEYLEICRHSVKYKQGEWYVLTELGTNRLLSSLIVYKLDLHDQTVIRGIGSIATVGYCRKAGNATELVKTVISILTKQDACDDFFLYSDIGAQFYNKLGFNALPRSRQKYKESICMYYSQTKDTPSSDCKIPDYF
- a CDS encoding peptide chain release factor 3; this encodes MNKLQQEIERRRTFAIISHPDAGKTTLTEKLLVLGGAIRTAGAVKSRKAEKFATSDWMELEKKRGISVTSSVMQFEYNGYKINILDTPGHQDFSEDTYRTLMAVDSVVMIIDAAKGVEPQTIKLFKVCRDRGIPIFTFINKLDRQGRDPLELFEEIENVLGIESYPINYPIGMGQSFRGVYDRQEHKIEWYNEKRERQVQELGEVDELPDILKGTVDDYTLSQLEENLMLLDEAGSTYDFEAVKAGKQTPVFFGSAISSFGVPTFLEHYLKMAPDPQPRKSSADIIQPDDPRFSGFIFKIQANMNPAHRDRIAFLRIVSGAFEKGMNVYLDRTGKQLKLAQPQQFFADSRELIDDAYPGDIVGLYDTGFYQIGDTVCDEKDTFNFGALPQFSPEHFAKVRAKNAMKQKHFLKGVSQLAQEGAIQVYKTPYEETILGVVGPLQFDVFVYRMQAEYGVDLDIERMPHQIAKWIADRDDAEELRRNSNNLVVTDYKDRPVIIFENDFSLRWFQQKNPKIELRDSSHNM
- a CDS encoding phospho-sugar mutase, with the translated sequence MSWKTVYEKWQADEGLDQDLKKQLDAIAGDPAKLEDCFYKNLEFGTGGMRGEIGPGTNRLNIYTVRKASEGLARYILSSGEEAVKRGVVIAHDPRHFSAEFTLEAAKTLGAHGIKTFIFDSLRPTPVLSFAVRYLHTFSGIVITASHNPPQYNGYKVYDEFGGQLPPAEADEVIKFVGSVEDELTVKVGDEQALKAEGLLQIIGKDVDDAYQENLKKLSLNPDIIKKVGSNLKIVFTPLHGSSYHPIVNGLKNWGFTNVTVVKEQAEPDPEFSTVKSPNPEEHTAFKIAIDYGKKLDADILLGTDPDSDRLGVAVKDEQGEYTVLTGNQTGAVLLDYLLTQRKEKGTLPENGIVVKTIVTSEIGRTIAAAFGIPTVDTLTGFKFIGEKIHEYELTGAHTFLFGYEESYGCLIGSFVRDKDAVQAAVFAAEVAAYYKSKGKSIYDALQDIYEKYGYFEEGLESLTLKGIQGKEEIDSILNDFRDHPPVQVSGVAVDVIEDYEKSVTTNVKSGSKTAITLPVSNVLKYKLDDGSWFCLRPSGTEPKIKFYFGVQGKDAADRDTKFAALKTEVMDRVHGLVSK
- a CDS encoding HAD family hydrolase, with the translated sequence MIKAIVFDFDGVILDSERIMYLVMQKMFHEYHVNLPLSLWSQAIGTQHGFDSIKYLEERGHVKIDKASFLGERDHLFNTLVDREEVLPGVKSVLSQANILGLKIGLATSSKGDWPRRHLKRLGLSDYFQSIKSMDDVQKVKPDPELYIQSLQSLQVQPKEAIAIEDSFNGSLAAKKAGMYCIVVPNAVTKQMPFGHVDGCFKSLQDVSLEKLIQYFTPVGNN
- the yhbH gene encoding sporulation protein YhbH — protein: MAVKNFLISEEQWDLHQKGDQDQRRHAEKVREAIKNNLPDLVSSESIILSDGQKMTRIPIRSLDEYKLRYNFDKARHVGQGKGDSKVGDVIAKAPGKQAGQGQGQSPGKGKGAGDRPGIDYYEANVSIMEIENLFFKELELPHLKRKQEPDIIVESIDYRDIRRKGLMGNIDKRRTILSAIKRNASSGSAQIYPIHEEDLRFKTWETIVKPESRAVVLAMMDTSGSMGVWEKYIARSFFFWMTRFLRTKYEKVTIQFIAHHTEATVVSEEDFFSKGESGGTICSSAYVKALELIDQSYPPSKYNIYPFHFSDGDNLSSDNPKCIRLVNEIMELTDFFGYGEINPYHRSSTLMGAYRNIQNDAFHSYILKQKSDVYHAMKYFFQKESEDAAV
- the lepB gene encoding signal peptidase I — encoded protein: MNRKKKKSEFLSWFWAVGFAVLAVIIVRSFILGNYIVDGPSMMPTLHNGDRLIVNKINYRFSQPQRFDVVIFHATPTADYVKRVIGLPGDTIMYKNDQLYVNGKPVNEPFLAPLKKEMHKGELLTWNFTLKGLTGVTKVPKGKLWVMGDNRQDSVDSRFPQIGFVSENKVVGKVDLRYWPLNSFGMIHR
- the lepB gene encoding signal peptidase I; translation: MKEIWSWVKAIVIALIVVALVRQFVFSNYIVKGESMMPTLQDGNRLIVSKVGYTFGKPHRFDIIVFHATKTDDYVKRIIGLPGDTIAYRNDQLYVNGKPVSEPYLKQYKEELPKGTDLTNNFNLKSLTGKVRVPKGKLWVMGDNRQNSEDSRYFGFVDEKEVVGRVAFRYWPMDEWGTVHLAALIQ
- a CDS encoding PrkA family serine protein kinase, producing the protein MNFLDKLKQFRNYEEQLKWEGTFADYLELVKKNPVIAQSAHSRVYQMIISAGVSEKDGHKCYHFFDGQIYGLEEAIERLVEEYFHPAAKRLDVKKRILLLMGPVSGGKSTIVTLLKRGLERYSWTDEGAIYAIKDCPMHEDPLHLIPAHLREDFYQETGIRIEGNLSPLNAMKLEKEYDGKIENVPVERIFLSEDKRVGIGTFSPSDPKSQDIADLTGSIDFSTIAEFGSESDPRAYRFDGELNKANRGLMEFQEMLKCDEKFLWHLLSLTQEGNFKAGRFALISADELIVAHTNETEYRTFISNKKNEALHSRMIVMPVPYNLRVSDEEKIYQKLISESDVANVHIAPHALRTAAVFSILTRLKESKTRGIDLVKKMRLYDGEIVEGYNAADIKELQNEFSDEGMSGIDPRYVINRISSAIIRKGVPSINALDILRSIKEGLDQHPSIAEEERDRYTEFIAVARREYDEMAKREVQKAFVYSFEESAKTLMDNYLDNVEAYCNSNKIFDPITGDEVDPDEKLMRSIEEQIGISENAKKAFREEILIRISAYARKGKRFNYQSHERLKEAIQKKLFADLKDVVKITTSSKTPDEAQLKRVNEVIARLVDEYGYNSTSANELLRYVGSLLNR